Within bacterium HR17, the genomic segment AACTCAAACGCCACAGGGTCCCAATGCGCGCCCCACCTCAACAAAGTCACACCTTGCTCCTGCTGAAAATCCACGACCGCGCGGGCAGTGACAGCAGGTACGGACGGCGCACTCACTTCCACCGCTACATCGTCCATCACGAAAAAGAAAGGGGCAAACGGTCCGTTGCGCTCTATCCGCAACGCCGTGAAGTAACGGACGAAAACGGTCGCTGGCGTCCCGTCAGCGTCACGGAAACTGTCCCATGCGAGCCGTTCCGTTTGCCAACCCGTCGGCAACGGCAGTTCAGCGCGGAACACGCGCTCGGTCCCTTGCCGTTCCACGACCAGCGAGAGGGTGACCGATGCGGTGCTGCCGTCGCCAACCCAAGTGAAAGTGAGCGCGGTCGCTTTACGGGCGCTGAGTTGTGCACCGTTTAGCGGAAAGATGAACCGTGCCCACTCGCCCTCGTGAGCACGGCGCCACAAAAACAATCCGGCTCGCTGACTTTGTCCCGACGGGGTCAAATGAGAGGTTTCCAATTGGGCTAACGGAAGGGGTTCGCTTTCGCGGTTTTGGTGCGCTTCCACAAACCACCGCCCAGTCCCTTGTTCAAAGTCCTCCAACACCCATCGTTCCTGTTCCGAAAAACCGGCGTCGCAAAGCGCGACAATTGCCAACAAGATAAACCACCGCAAGGCTTACTGCCCTCCTTTTGATGCGCGAGGGTGATGGACTGGTGGGCAGCACGGCAACGGGCGTCCCGACAACTCTGCCAATGCTGCCATCACCTGCCACGCAAAGGCTACTAATGCGTCGCGCCGTCCATCGCTGGAGAACCGAAGGGGTGTTCCGACCCGCACCCGCACCGTGGCGGGACGGGGCAGCCAGCGCCCCTTGGGCATCAACTGTTCGCTCCCCACGATGGCGACGGGCAACACGGGCGCGCGGCTCCACGCCGCCAACACAGCGACACCCAACTCAGGCGGGCGGAGCGTGGGAGCGGGATTACGCGTCCCCTCGGGAAAAATGGCAAGGCAGCGCCCGCTGCGCAGCAAATGTAACGCGCGTCGTAGCGCCCGTCGGTCCGGCTCACCGCGCCGCACAGGAAAGGCGCCCAGAGCCCGAATGAGTGCGGCAAACGGCGGGAAACGAAAAAGTTCTTCCTTCGCCATGAAAGTCAAGGGGCGCGGAAACGCACATCCCAGAATCACTGGGTCTAAAGTCGCCGTGTGTGTGGACGCAATGATGACACCGCCGGTCGGCGGCAGGTGGTCAGCGCCTTCCACTTGCAAGTGCGCCCAAACCCGCGCCCCCAAGCGGCACAAATACCAACCCAGCCGATACAAGGTATTCATCCGCTCCGGCGTCACACCCTCGCTCACTGCCGATTCCTCCACTTAGACAACAGGCTCCTGTCTTCACTGACCAGCCTTGCAGCGCATTGACATAAGTTTCCGAAACTATGTGCCGTTCAATCCCAGCGATCTTTCTGCGTCAAAAAGCAGACGCATCGTTTGCAAGTTGTCGTCGGCATTGCACAAGGGTTGTCGCCCTTGCTCAGCGGCTTCCAGCAAATCGCATAATGCCCAGAGAAAAGCGTCGGGCACATAACGGTAAGTGCCGCGCAGGACAACTTCCGTGCCATCAACACCGACCCATCGGACGGTCGGTGGTTCCATCGTAACCGCATCGTCGTAGCGTTCCACACCTAACAAATTAGCCTCTGTGCCATACACTTCACACCGCCATTCCGTCGCAAAAGGCATGCAAGTGGTGTCTGTTGCCGTCGCGACGGCGCCGTTGGGGAATCGGACGACGAAAGTGACGCACCACCGATAGTGCCCGTCGTGATGGGCTGTCGCCGCCACGAGGGTCGGCGTCGCCCCCAAAAACCATCGCAACAAGTCCATCGTGTGGACGCCGAAGTCGTGCACCATCCCTTCGTAACGGTTGGGGAAGTCCGACCGCAGCAACACGGCGAACGGTTCACCGACCGCACCCGCTTCTATCAAGCGACGCACGGCGAAAAAAGTGGGGGCAAAGCGCGCGTTTTGATTGACCGCCAGCAACACGCCCGCCCGTTTTGCCGCTTCCGCCATCGCCACACATTGTTCCCAGGTCGCCGCCATCGGTTTCTGCAGAAGGATGTGGCAGCGGTGTTCAGCAGCGGCGCAGACCGCTGCCAGTTTGTCTTCGGCATGACGCTGCCAATGCAGCGTGATGTCCACGACATCTGGGCGTTCTTTGTCCAACATTTCGCGAAAATCCGCGTAGACGGCAGGGATACCCCAGAGGCGGTAGGCTTGCTCACGGCGTCGTTCGTCTACATCCGCAGCGGCGACGATGTCTATGGGGATACCCCATGATTGCCCTTTGCGATAGGCGGGCAAGTGGGCGGATTGAGCGATGCCGCCGACGCCGATAAGAGCGATACGCCAACGGCGCTGCAACTGAAAGCGCGGGTGTCGCTCCACCTTCACGAGTTCGTCAACGGTCACGCGCGCTGCCCCCTTCGCTCAGGCGCCATAGCCGCACCGTTTTGTCGCGACCACCCGACGCCAACAATGTGCCATCGGGCGCAAACGCTACGCAGAGCACTTGGTCACGATGCCCCTGCAGCGCCCGCAGAAAAGCGCCGTCCCGAACACGCCACAGCCGCACTGTTCCATCGTAAGTCGCCGACGCCAGCAATTCGCCGCTGGGCGAAAACGCTACGCCGAGCACAAGGTTGTTCGGCGCTTGCAAGGTGTGCAGCAAAGCCCCGTCAGCCACGCGCCAAAGGCGAATCGTGCGGTCCCAACTGCCGGTCGCCAGCAGCGTGCCATCGGGCGAAAACGCCACGCCCCGCACCCAGTCGCCGTGTTCGGGCAGGATCAGCGCCGCACTCCCGTCGTCAACTCGCCAAAGGGTCACGCTGCCGTCGTAAGTCGCCGTCACCAGCAAAGTGCCATCGGGCGAAAAGGCTAACGCCATCACGGGGCTGCGGTGGCGCCCGAGGGTGCCCAACGGTTCACCGTCTGGCAGCCGCCACAAGCGGACCGCCCGGTCGGCGCCCGCCGATGCCAACAGCCCTTGGTGGGGGGCAAAGGCGACAGCGTTGACCCAATCGGTGTGCCCCGTCAAAAGGCGGTGCAGTTCCCCAGTTGCCACCGTCCACAGCCGCACCGTCTTGTCACCGCTGCCAGTTGCCAGCCAACGCCCATCGGGGGAGAAGGCTACGCCCTTCACCCAGTCCCTGTGTCCTCGCAGTGTGTGAACCGCTTGACCGTCGGTGACCCGCCACAGCCGAACGGTCGCATCGCGGCTGCCCGACGCCAGCAGGCTGCCGTCCGGCGAAAAGGCAACCGCTTGCACCCCGTCGGCATGCCCCTGCAAGATGTCCGGCGGCGAGCGCTTGCCCCAAAGGGTGCGGAGCCATCCGACCATCGCGGTTTGTCCACCTTGTCGTCCCACGACGGACCTGTCATTTCGCCCCCTGCGGCGCCTCTCCTTGTTGCAAGGTACGGAGCAGTTTGACCAAATCTTGCCCGTGCGTGCGGACATTCACTTTATCGTCAACGGCGCGGACGATGCCTTTGGGGTCAAGAATGAAAGTGACGCGCCGGGCGAGTTTGCGCTCCTCATTGAAGATGCCGAACAGTTTAGCGACCTTGCCGTCCGAATCCGCCAGCAACGGGAAGGGTAACTTTTGTTCGGCGCAAAATTCCTTTTGCGTCTGCGGTGGGTCCACGCTAACGCCCAACACGACAGCGTTGAGCCTTGCCAGCTCCGCCGCTGCGTCCCGCAGCGATTGCATTTGCAGCGTTCAGCCAGGTGTTTTCGCTTTGACGAAAAACGCGATGATGACCCACTTGCCCTTGAAATCCGTGAGTTTGACGGGCTTGCCCTCGTGATTGACGGCTTCAAACATTGGCGCTGGGTCGCCCACCTTTAACGGCTGAGATCGCTGGGGTTCTTTGCCCAGCAGCGCAAACGAAGTCAGCATGGCAAACCAAAGCACGGCTCTCACCCCCGTATGGGACACCCACAACTTTAGCACGCTCAGGTGCCGAAAACCATAGCGAACGGGTGATATCAGTGGCAAAGTCTCCATACGCCGTTGATCCGGAGGGCTCGGTCGTCTTGACGGAACGCGAGAAATTTCAACTTTACCGTCAGACCCGGGACGAACGATTGCGGGAAGAACTCATCAACACCTACCGCCCGCTGGCGGAACATATTGCCCGCCAGTTCGCCTATACGGGTGAACCGTTGGAGGACCTTATCCAGTGGGCGCTGATTGGGCTTATTAAAGCCGTAGATGCCTACGACCCATCTGTCGGGGTAAAGTTCACGACCTACGCGTGGCACCACATTCGCGGCGAAGTCAGCCATTATTTGCGGGATCAGGGCAAGTTGATTGCCGAGCCGGCATGGTTACAAGAAGCCCGTATAAAGGTAGAGCGTGCCCGTAACGAACTGCGCCAACACCTTTACCGTGAGCCGACAGCCGAAGAGTTGGCGCACGCAACGGGGTTGAAACCTGAAGTCGTTCAACGGGTGCTGGAAACCGAGCACACCTTCCGCGTCACCTCGCTGGAAGAGACGGTGGACGACGATGCCGACGATGAGGGAACAGTGGAGTTGGAACGGTTAGCCGTAGATGAAAGTGCGGTGGAAGCGGAGCAGCATTACTTGTTGCACAGCGCCGTGTCCAAGTTACCAGAGTTGCAACGCAAGGTCATTGAATTGCTGTTTTGGGAGGATTTATCGCTCAGCGAAATCGCCCGCACGCTGGGTTACTCGGTCACTTACATCAGCTACCTGCAACGGCAAGCGTTGAACGCACTGCGGCGCATGTTTGGCGTGACGGTGCCTGAAACACCGCAGCGGGCACGCAAGCCGCGCCGAACAACGAAGCAGGACGCAGCACCCGACGAACTGCAAAGGACGCACGGAAAGCGCTTGCGCAAAGGCGGAGCGCCCAAGGACGCCGAATGACGCTGAAAGCAAGGGGGGTCGCTGACACGATGGGCGATGATACACCGCTGCGCCTTTACAACACCCGTACCCGCCAAAAAGAACCGTTGCAAACGCGCGACGCCGGTGTCGTGCACCTGTATGTTTGTGGTTTAACGCCTTACGACAGCATGCATGTCGGGCATGCCCGCACTTTTTTGGTCTTTGATGTCCTGCGCCGCTATTTAGAGCATAAGGGTTGGCGGGTCGTCCATGTCCAAAATTGGACAGACATTGACGACAAAATCATCCGCCGCGCCCACGAATTAGGTGTCAGTCCACGCGCAGTTGCTGAGCGTTTCATCGCGGAAGCGACCGAAGATTGCCTGGCGTTGGGCTTGTGGCGTCCGCACCTTGAACCTCGGGTCACCGAACACATCCCCGACATCATCGCCGCCATCCAAACCCTATTGGAGAAGGGCTTCGCCTACGCTAAAGGTGGCGATGTCTACTTTGATGTTAGCCGCTACGAGGCGGCGTTTCACGACTATGGGCTCCTTTCGGGGCAGACACGCGACGAACTGGTTGCCGGCGCCCGCGTGGCTCCCGACGAACATAAAGACGACCCGATGGATTTCGCCCTTTGGAAAGCCGCCAAGCCAGGCGAACCCGCGTGGGACAGCCCATGGGGCGCAGGGCGCCCCGGGTGGCATATGGAATGTTCCGTGATGTCGCTCAAATATTTGGGTGCGCCGTTTGACTTGCACGGCGGCGCCGCCGATTTGGTCTTCCCCCACCACGAAAACGAAATCGCTCAATCACAAGCCCTCACAGGCGTTAAACCCATCGTGACCCACTGGATGCATTCCGGCGTTGTAACCGTTGGCGGCGAGAAGATGAGCAAAAGCTTGGGCAACTTCGTGGCGTTGCGGGACGCCCTACACCGACATGGCAAAAATGCTTTGCGGTTGTTGTTCCTGTCCACGCACTACCGTTCACCACTGGACTACTCCGAAGAACGCGCACAAGGTGCTAAAGCCAGTTTGGGGCGCGTCCAATTGGCGCTGGACGCGTTGCGCCAACGCTTGGCGTTGCCCACCGACAACCACTCCGCCGATGCTCCCAAACGCACCGAACAACTCTGGGAAGTCGTCCGCGAAGGGACACGGCTTTTTTATGCGGCGATGGACGACGATTTGAACACGGCGGAAGCGCTAGGGTACCTGTTTCGGATGGTCGGCGCCGCCCTCGTCACAGGAATGACGGTAAAGGAGCCGCCTTCCACTGCCGAGAAGGAGGCGTTGATGACGCTCCACGACCGGTTAACCGCTTTGTTGACGGTTTTGGGCTTTGATACCGCTGAACTGACCGCTGCGCAACGGTTGGACGACGGGCTGAGCGAGCAACTGCTGCAACTGCTCGTGGAAGTGCGTCAGCAGCTGCGTCAGCGTAAACTGTTTGACCTTGCGGATTTTATCCGCAGTCGGTTGGGTGAGTGGGGCATCCTTTTGGAAGACACGCCACAAGGGACGCGCTGGCGCCGGCAATGACCAGCGTTGTCTAACAAAGCGGTGAATTTGCATGCTTCGCCCGATATGGATCGGCGTTGCCGCTGGGTTGACAGCCGGTGCCCTCGTGGGGGGAGGGATGTTCCGAGCGTGGCAGCATTCGGACCGCATCGCCGCTGGCGTGACCGTCGCGGGCATTGCTCTGGGCGGTTTGACCCCTGCAGAGGCGCAACGGCGTCTCCGCGCCCATGGCGCGACCTTAATGCAACGCCCAGTGCGGTTGTTAGCCGATGGGACTTTAGTGCTGACCGTTTCTGTCGACCAATTGGGACTTGTGCCTGATTGGGAGACCGCCCTCGCTGAAGCCCGTGCGATGGGGCGACGCGCGTCGTTGCTGGTTAGTCTCCGCGAGGTGTGGCAGGCACAGCGCAGCGGCTACGCCATCGCCCTGCGATGGCGATGGGATCCAGCGCGGGCTCAAAGGGTATTGCACCGCCTTGCGCAACGGCTTGAGCGCCCACCTCAACGCGCGTGGGTGCTATGGGAGCGAGGCGTCATCCGCGTCGTCCCATCCCGCGACGGCGTCCGCTTGGCAATGGCAGCCACGCTGCGCGAATGGCAGCGCCGCATTGACTCCGGCAATTGGCAAGTGTTACCCGTTGTGCTGGAGCGCGAACGCCCCGCCGTGACGACCGAAGCGGTTGCCCTTATTGATGGCGTCGTCGGTGAAGCGACGACCTTTTTCAAGGCGAGCGACCGCGACCGCACGCACAACATCCGCCTAGCGGCGCAACGGTTGGATCATGTGTTCATCCCGCCAGGTGAGACGATTTCCTTCAACGATCTTGTCGGTCCCCGCACCCCCCGAAAAGGCTTTCGGGTTGCCCGCGTGTTGGTGCAAGGGCAATTTACCCAAGATTTCGGGGGAGGCGTTTGTCAAGTTTCCGGCACCCTTTACAACGCAGCCCTTCGCGCGGGCATGGCAGTCGTTCGGCGCTACCATCACAGCCGTCCCATCGGTTACCTTCCGCCGGGACTGGATGCGACGGTTAATTTCGGCACATTGGACTTGCGCTTGCGCAACCCGTTTCCGACGCCGTTGTATTTGCGCACTTTTGTTCGTCGGGGGCAGTTGACCGTCACGGTGTTGGGGAAGCGGCAACCCAAGGTGCAATACCGCATCGTTCGCGAAACCCGACGGTTCGGGTCCATCAGCACAAAGACGCTCCCCGACCCATCTTTGCCGCCAGGGCAGCGCAAGGTTGTGGATAAAGGTAGCCTCGGCTACCGCGTCGTGGTGTGGCGGCTGCGTGTAGAAAACGGGCAGGTGACCTGGCGGGAGCGTATCAGTGTGGACACTTACTTGCCACAACCGCGCATCGTCCGTGTCGGGGTTACTCAACGCGAAGAAGTAGACCGCCTTGCCCCTGACGCCGCGTTGCCTGCCAAAAATTCTGTGCCCGACGGTCAAAGCAATTTTTCCAACCCGTAAGTGACGCCGGGGGGCAATGTCAAGACGCGTTCAATTGCCAACAGGACGCCGGGCACGAAGGCTTCACGGCTGAGGGCGTCATGGCGGATGGTGAGCACCTGCCCTGCCATACCCAGCAACACCTCCTGATGGGCTACCAAGCCGGGCAAACGGACGCTGTGGACGCGAATGCCATTCCACTCGCCGCCCAGCACACCGTCCAAAAGCACTTCAGGGTGCGCCACCTTAGGAGGCGGGAAAGGCGTTTTGCGGGCTTGAGCGATTAACTCAGCGGTGCGCAGCGCCGTCCCAGACGGTGCGTCCGCTTTGCCATCATGGTGCAACTCAATGATTTCCACGCGCTCAAAGTAACGAGCGGCTTCTGCAGCAAATTTCATCATCAGCACGGCGCCGATGGCAAAGTTCGGGGCGATAACGACAGGCACGCCCCGCCGCTTGGCAATACGGTCAACTGCGGCGATTTTGTCCGGCGTCCATCCCGTCGTCCCGACGACAGCGGCGACACCTGCTTGCACGCATGTTTTGACGTTCTCCGCGACCACTGACGGATGAGTGAAATCCACCGCCACTTGTGCGTCGCTGCTTTTCAACGCGTGTCGCAAATCCGCCTGAACGACGATGCCGTTGGGTTGACCCAAAAGGAGCGCACCCAGATCTTTCCCTGCACCTTGCGGGTCAACGCCTGCAACCAATTGCAAATGCCCTTGGCGCA encodes:
- the afr_4 gene encoding 1,5-anhydro-D-fructose reductase, whose protein sequence is MTVDELVKVERHPRFQLQRRWRIALIGVGGIAQSAHLPAYRKGQSWGIPIDIVAAADVDERRREQAYRLWGIPAVYADFREMLDKERPDVVDITLHWQRHAEDKLAAVCAAAEHRCHILLQKPMAATWEQCVAMAEAAKRAGVLLAVNQNARFAPTFFAVRRLIEAGAVGEPFAVLLRSDFPNRYEGMVHDFGVHTMDLLRWFLGATPTLVAATAHHDGHYRWCVTFVVRFPNGAVATATDTTCMPFATEWRCEVYGTEANLLGVERYDDAVTMEPPTVRWVGVDGTEVVLRGTYRYVPDAFLWALCDLLEAAEQGRQPLCNADDNLQTMRLLFDAERSLGLNGT
- the dapB gene encoding 4-hydroxy-tetrahydrodipicolinate reductase, with translation MRVAVIGCCGRMGQEVSKAILRQGHLQLVAGVDPQGAGKDLGALLLGQPNGIVVQADLRHALKSSDAQVAVDFTHPSVVAENVKTCVQAGVAAVVGTTGWTPDKIAAVDRIAKRRGVPVVIAPNFAIGAVLMMKFAAEAARYFERVEIIELHHDGKADAPSGTALRTAELIAQARKTPFPPPKVAHPEVLLDGVLGGEWNGIRVHSVRLPGLVAHQEVLLGMAGQVLTIRHDALSREAFVPGVLLAIERVLTLPPGVTYGLEKLL
- the vanW gene encoding Vancomycin B-type resistance protein VanW, translating into MFRAWQHSDRIAAGVTVAGIALGGLTPAEAQRRLRAHGATLMQRPVRLLADGTLVLTVSVDQLGLVPDWETALAEARAMGRRASLLVSLREVWQAQRSGYAIALRWRWDPARAQRVLHRLAQRLERPPQRAWVLWERGVIRVVPSRDGVRLAMAATLREWQRRIDSGNWQVLPVVLERERPAVTTEAVALIDGVVGEATTFFKASDRDRTHNIRLAAQRLDHVFIPPGETISFNDLVGPRTPRKGFRVARVLVQGQFTQDFGGGVCQVSGTLYNAALRAGMAVVRRYHHSRPIGYLPPGLDATVNFGTLDLRLRNPFPTPLYLRTFVRRGQLTVTVLGKRQPKVQYRIVRETRRFGSISTKTLPDPSLPPGQRKVVDKGSLGYRVVVWRLRVENGQVTWRERISVDTYLPQPRIVRVGVTQREEVDRLAPDAALPAKNSVPDGQSNFSNP
- the plsC_1 gene encoding 1-acyl-sn-glycerol-3-phosphate acyltransferase, whose translation is MSEGVTPERMNTLYRLGWYLCRLGARVWAHLQVEGADHLPPTGGVIIASTHTATLDPVILGCAFPRPLTFMAKEELFRFPPFAALIRALGAFPVRRGEPDRRALRRALHLLRSGRCLAIFPEGTRNPAPTLRPPELGVAVLAAWSRAPVLPVAIVGSEQLMPKGRWLPRPATVRVRVGTPLRFSSDGRRDALVAFAWQVMAALAELSGRPLPCCPPVHHPRASKGGQ
- the bcp gene encoding Putative peroxiredoxin bcp; the encoded protein is METLPLISPVRYGFRHLSVLKLWVSHTGVRAVLWFAMLTSFALLGKEPQRSQPLKVGDPAPMFEAVNHEGKPVKLTDFKGKWVIIAFFVKAKTPG
- the cysS gene encoding Cysteine--tRNA ligase, translating into MGDDTPLRLYNTRTRQKEPLQTRDAGVVHLYVCGLTPYDSMHVGHARTFLVFDVLRRYLEHKGWRVVHVQNWTDIDDKIIRRAHELGVSPRAVAERFIAEATEDCLALGLWRPHLEPRVTEHIPDIIAAIQTLLEKGFAYAKGGDVYFDVSRYEAAFHDYGLLSGQTRDELVAGARVAPDEHKDDPMDFALWKAAKPGEPAWDSPWGAGRPGWHMECSVMSLKYLGAPFDLHGGAADLVFPHHENEIAQSQALTGVKPIVTHWMHSGVVTVGGEKMSKSLGNFVALRDALHRHGKNALRLLFLSTHYRSPLDYSEERAQGAKASLGRVQLALDALRQRLALPTDNHSADAPKRTEQLWEVVREGTRLFYAAMDDDLNTAEALGYLFRMVGAALVTGMTVKEPPSTAEKEALMTLHDRLTALLTVLGFDTAELTAAQRLDDGLSEQLLQLLVEVRQQLRQRKLFDLADFIRSRLGEWGILLEDTPQGTRWRRQ
- the sigF_2 gene encoding RNA polymerase sigma factor SigF, with the protein product MTEREKFQLYRQTRDERLREELINTYRPLAEHIARQFAYTGEPLEDLIQWALIGLIKAVDAYDPSVGVKFTTYAWHHIRGEVSHYLRDQGKLIAEPAWLQEARIKVERARNELRQHLYREPTAEELAHATGLKPEVVQRVLETEHTFRVTSLEETVDDDADDEGTVELERLAVDESAVEAEQHYLLHSAVSKLPELQRKVIELLFWEDLSLSEIARTLGYSVTYISYLQRQALNALRRMFGVTVPETPQRARKPRRTTKQDAAPDELQRTHGKRLRKGGAPKDAE
- a CDS encoding Putative peroxiredoxin — encoded protein: MQSLRDAAAELARLNAVVLGVSVDPPQTQKEFCAEQKLPFPLLADSDGKVAKLFGIFNEERKLARRVTFILDPKGIVRAVDDKVNVRTHGQDLVKLLRTLQQGEAPQGAK